The Fulvia fulva chromosome 13, complete sequence genome window below encodes:
- a CDS encoding Rab guanine nucleotide exchange factor sec2 — MAAVASPQNQPISAMRDEVTDTRTPSPVHRTDSSDSETREPVYQPDLSAEVAMLSTKLVNAINYQTNLDDSLQQSRHELEQQRQRCTTLEEEKRRVDQLITSGALVRKSETDKIILKLRQELNSEKTAREIAERDKKKVEGELENLTSALFEEANNMVAAARKDTEAVEKRNAQLRSQLQDTEMLLASQQEQLQDLKATMEKQHEATMCRVPSMPSTPITTQGATFDALQISPTDSSLPDIPPEHPLHFVQLISPVLRSDTSAYTDFQDLLLLARRLGAHSRTNSSTATQTASGGSIAANQLASASSPNLPGAFSFSTNSSPSSFATSGTLPPLKDSKFYKRVLTEDIEPCLRLDLAPGLSFLSRRTVLGALLQGTLAVEPYPQNKHYFACTLCGESRRNEPYVRKYRFRTSEDDGVSKPLCDYCVARLRSTCDFVGFLRMIRDGHWRTDSGEDQKSAWEESVRLRERMFWTRLGGGVVPAQQLRTVPPTLSSAVDARHSLESIPEAQVKSVETSDGTSDVFQGHPDRPKSAVGSAIVDMSSTAAASAAPELRPQPSSQRSNDDKDDTTKEASTEDSERSPSEDIMKSLRDSTQALSVEKETTPRTSLQVPAPEPEASPRTSLTVEQSHQPERRGSSVLARVRAMESQGKSLPGAFE; from the exons ATGGCGGCAGTCGCGAGTCCGCAGAATCAGCCGATCAGTGCCATGCGCGACGAGGTCACGGACACGCGGACACCCAGTCCTGTGCACCGTACGGACAGCTCTGATAGCGAGACTCGAGAACCTGTCTACCAGCCGGACCTGAGCGCAGAAGTGGCCATGCTGAGCACGAAGCTGGTCAACGCCATCAATTACCAGACGAACCTCGACGACTCTCTGCAACAAAGCCGACACGAACTCGAGCAACAGCGACAGCGATGCACGACCCTGGAGGAAGAGAAGAGGCGCGTGGACCAGCTCATCACAAGTGGAGCGCTGGTCAGAAAGAGCGAGACGGACAAGATCATTCTTAAGCTGCGGCAAGAGCTGAACAGCGAGAAAACGGCACGAGAAATTGCCGAAAGAGACAAGAAGAAGGTCGAAGGCGAACTGGAGAACCTGACGAGCGCACTATTCGAAGAGGCCAACAACATGGTGGCTGCCGCGCGGAAGGATACAGAAGCAGTCGAGAAGCGCAATGCTCAACTGAGGAGTCAACTGCAGGATACCGAGATGCTGCTCGCGTCACAGCAGGAACAGCTACAGGATCTCAAGGCCACGATGGAGAAGCAGCACGAGGCGACCATGTGCCGCGTGCCGAGCATGCCATCCACTCCGATCACTACCCAAGGCGCCACTTTCGATGCGCTACAGATCTCGCCAACCGATTCGAGTCTCCCCGATATCCCACCTGAGCACCCGCTGCATTTTGTACAGCTCATCTCGCCGGTGCTTAGAAGCGACACCTCCGCATACACCGACTTCCAGGACCTGCTACTACTCGCCCGGCGACTTGGAGCACATTCCAGAACGAACAGCAGCACAGCAACACAAACCGCATCGGGAGGAAGCATAGCCGCAAATCAGTTGGCATCGGCTTCGTCACCAAACCTCCCAGGTGCCTTCTCGTTCTCCACCAACTCTAGTCCGTCATCCTTTGCGACATCTGGCACTTTGCCGCCACTGAAGGACAGCAAGTTCTACAAGCGCGTTTTGACCGAAGACATTGAGCCGTGCCTGCGACTGGATCTTGCGCCAGGACTTTCGTTTTTGAGCCGGCGAACAGTGTTGGGCGCCTTGTTGCAAGGCACACTGGCGGTGGAGCCATACCCGCAAAACAAGCACTACTTTGCATGCACACTCTGTGGTGAGAGTCGACGGAATGAGCCATATGTTCGCAAATACAGATTCAGGACATCGGAGGATGACGGCGTCTCGAAGCCGCTCTGTGACTACTGCGTTGCAAGATTACGATCGACGTGCGACTTTGTTGGGTTCCTGAGGATGATCCGCGACGGACATTGGAGAACCGATAGCGGGGAAGATCAAAAGAGCGCATGGGAAGAGAGTGTGCGGCTACGAGAGCGCATGTTCTGGACACGACTGGGAGGTGGAGTAGTGCCTGCGCAACAACTACGGACTGTACCGCCTACACTATCTTCTGCAGTAGATGCGCGACACAGCTTGGAGAGCATACCTGAAGCCCAGGTTAAGTCGGTCGAGACATCTGACGGCACATCAGACGTCTTCCAAGGACACCCGGATAGACCGAAGAGCGCGGTTGGAAGCGCCATAGTGGACATGTCTTCGACAGCTGCTGCAAGTGCGGCGCCTGAACTACGACCGCAACCATCATCGCAGAGGTCGAA TGACGACAAGGACGACACCACAAAGGAGGCCAGTACCGAAGACAGCGAGAGAAGTCCCTCCGAGGACATAATGAAGTCACTTCGGGACTCAACGCAAGCATTGTCCGTTGAGAAAGAAACTACGCCACGGACCTCGTTGCAAGTGCCTGCTCCCGAACCTGAAGCTTCTCCACGAACATCGCTCACGGTTGAGCAATCGCATCAGCCCGAGCGAAGAGGCTCTTCCGTCCTAGCGAGGGTCCGCGCAATGGAGTCGCAAGGCAAAAGCCTCCCAGGCGCCTTTGAGTAG